A stretch of the Coleofasciculus chthonoplastes PCC 7420 genome encodes the following:
- a CDS encoding IS630 family transposase: MNIIDELANFINQTKETKEIKRALAVKMILEGKSYREVKEILKVSHSFISQWKNQALFQGVESLKLQYKGRAGYLKSEEKEQTIQWLREQDYLRLSDLQKYLQEQYNVVFESNQSYYSLFKEAQVSWKKTQKKNPAKNDELVKAKKKEIEARLEKWKPEIEAGSRTVLMLDECHLLWGDLLGYAWGRTDARIEVPLKNEKERQTYYGALDYQTKEFIVKEYKSGNSENTIDFIEYLQRKRPGKKLSIFWDGATYHDSKQFREYLKTINQDLSEEDWLISCTKFAPNAPEQNPVEDIWLQVKTFIRQFYHLCSSFKIVKWLFKFFADGQIFDFPKIFQYGKLPQSI, from the coding sequence ATGAACATTATAGATGAATTGGCTAATTTTATCAATCAGACAAAAGAGACCAAAGAAATTAAAAGAGCCTTGGCGGTAAAAATGATTTTGGAAGGAAAATCTTATCGTGAAGTCAAAGAAATATTAAAAGTTTCTCACAGTTTTATCAGCCAATGGAAAAATCAAGCGCTTTTTCAGGGTGTAGAAAGTTTAAAGCTTCAATATAAAGGTAGAGCAGGTTACTTAAAATCTGAAGAAAAAGAGCAAACAATTCAGTGGTTGAGAGAACAAGATTATCTAAGATTATCAGACTTGCAGAAGTATTTGCAGGAGCAATATAATGTAGTTTTTGAGTCCAATCAAAGTTATTATAGCTTATTTAAAGAGGCTCAAGTGAGTTGGAAAAAGACTCAAAAAAAGAATCCGGCTAAAAATGATGAATTAGTCAAAGCTAAAAAAAAAGAAATAGAGGCAAGGCTAGAAAAATGGAAACCGGAAATAGAAGCTGGAAGCCGGACGGTGCTTATGCTTGACGAATGTCATCTGCTGTGGGGTGATTTGTTAGGTTATGCGTGGGGAAGAACAGATGCAAGAATAGAAGTCCCTCTCAAAAATGAAAAAGAAAGACAGACTTATTATGGGGCTTTAGATTATCAAACCAAAGAGTTTATAGTCAAAGAATATAAAAGTGGAAACAGCGAAAATACAATCGATTTCATCGAATATTTACAAAGGAAACGACCCGGGAAAAAATTATCGATATTTTGGGATGGTGCAACTTACCATGATTCCAAGCAGTTTCGAGAATACTTAAAGACAATTAATCAAGATTTATCAGAGGAAGACTGGTTGATAAGTTGTACAAAATTTGCTCCGAACGCTCCCGAACAAAATCCAGTCGAAGATATTTGGTTGCAAGTTAAAACTTTCATTAGACAATTTTATCATCTTTGCAGCTCTTTTAAAATAGTTAAGTGGTTATTTAAGTTTTTTGCTGATGGTCAAATATTCGATTTTCCCAAAATATTTCAGTATGGAAAATTGCCACAATCTATTTAG
- a CDS encoding glycosyltransferase, producing MIYLLTVNYYSTQLIEKLIHSIPIHLNISYQIVIVNNSPDDIAVRRLHIKSFQILEANTNLGFGKACNLGLNWIYTQNSDAIVWMINPDTYLPENTLEKVFTFFQSHPEISILGTLIYTPSGDIWFAGGRFVPQFGAILSTDLLSSDPEATYIPSDWVSGCSLLLNLHHFKTCPQFDPAYFLYYEDFDFCRRYAMQGHRIAITSHLAVIHQPSSITNRNIVQKYKHSTYSYLLTLERYTNKWILLMRFGRLFFHTFILLILKPQTALGKLAGIFYYSSPK from the coding sequence GTGATTTATTTGCTCACCGTTAACTACTATTCAACCCAGCTAATTGAGAAACTAATCCACTCAATTCCAATTCATCTCAATATTTCTTATCAAATCGTCATTGTAAATAACTCACCTGACGATATAGCCGTGCGGCGACTTCATATCAAATCTTTTCAGATTTTAGAAGCAAATACAAACCTAGGCTTTGGCAAAGCCTGCAATCTTGGACTCAACTGGATTTATACTCAAAACTCCGATGCCATAGTCTGGATGATCAACCCCGACACCTATTTGCCCGAAAATACCCTGGAAAAGGTCTTTACTTTCTTTCAATCACATCCAGAAATTTCCATTCTCGGCACTCTAATTTACACCCCCAGCGGCGATATTTGGTTCGCTGGCGGTCGATTTGTCCCTCAATTTGGTGCTATCCTCTCCACAGACTTACTTTCCTCTGATCCAGAAGCCACCTATATACCCTCTGACTGGGTGAGTGGCTGTAGCTTACTTCTGAACCTGCACCATTTTAAAACTTGCCCCCAGTTTGATCCGGCTTACTTCCTTTACTACGAAGACTTCGACTTCTGTCGCCGCTATGCCATGCAAGGTCATCGGATTGCCATTACCAGTCATTTAGCCGTTATTCACCAACCCTCATCAATTACAAATCGCAATATCGTCCAAAAGTATAAGCATAGCACCTACAGCTATTTACTTACTTTAGAACGGTATACTAACAAATGGATACTGCTGATGAGATTTGGGCGTCTTTTCTTCCATACCTTTATATTGCTAATTCTCAAACCTCAAACGGCACTTGGTAAACTGGCTGGCATATTCTACTATAGCAGCCCTAAATAG